From Gopherus evgoodei ecotype Sinaloan lineage chromosome 15, rGopEvg1_v1.p, whole genome shotgun sequence, one genomic window encodes:
- the ATP5PD gene encoding ATP synthase subunit d, mitochondrial, whose protein sequence is MAGRRAALKAIDWMAFAERVPPNQRAMFNALKTRNDALSAKLTSLPEKPPAIDWVYYKTAVAKAGMVDEFEKKYNALKVPEPVDTQTGKINAQEQEAAKSAAEYVQASKSRIVQYEKQLEKFRTMIPFDQMTFEDLNEVFPETKLDKEKYPYWPHKPIEDL, encoded by the exons ATGGCAGGTCGCAGAGCCGCTCTGAAAGCGATTGACTGGATGGCATTTGCAGAGAGAGTGCCTCCCAATCAGAGAGCTATGTTTAATGCCCTGAAAACACGAAACGATGCCCTTTCAGCCAA GTTGACCTCCTTGCCTGAGAAGCCCCCAGCTATTGATTGGGTTTATTACAAGACTGCAGTTGCTAAGGCTGGCATGGTGGATGAGTTTGAAAAGAAG TACAATGCACTAAAGGTTCCTGAGCCTGTGGACACACAAACAGGCAAGATAAATgcccaggaacaggaagct GCTAAGAGTGCTGCTGAATATGTGCAAGCCTCTAAATCCCGTATTGTCCAGTATGAGAAACAG CTTGAGAAGTTCAGAACCATGATTCCATTTGATCAGATGACGTTTGAGGACTTGAATGAGGTCTTCCCTGAAACCAAACTGGACAAGGAGAAGTATCCATATTGGCCCCACAAACCCATTGAAGACCTGTAA
- the LOC115635737 gene encoding ATP synthase subunit d, mitochondrial-like, translating into MVGGGGNGLTSLAEKPPSPAIDWVNYKTAVAKAGMVDEFERKLEKFRTMIPFDQMTFEDLNKVFPETKLDKEKYPYWPHRPIEDL; encoded by the exons atggtcggggggggggggaatgg GTTGACCTCCTTGGCAGAGAAGCCCCCATCCCCGGCTATTGATTGGGTTAATTACAAAACTGCAGTTGCTAAGGCTGGCATGGTGGATGAGTTTGAAAGGAAG CTTGAGAAGTTCAGAACCATGATTCCATTCGATCAAATGACATTTGAGGACTTGAATAAGGTCTTTCCTGAAACGAAACTGGACAAGGAGAAGTATCCATATTGGCCCCACAGACCCATTGAAGACCTGTAA
- the LOC115635618 gene encoding 5-hydroxytryptamine receptor 3A-like — protein sequence MMWDTFLAILTLSLATGAATEQLCKYDDILQHLNIFSEKTPQLHTIPKENWKEPLKVEVEFILLSILLVTEKLQTVTIYFLVTMKWKNVFVTWNPQDFCNISKLVLPVDTFWSPHIVIYEQVDEEKSLSRPLLSITHNGIVSTIQQHQVTITCSLEMHQFPFDTQTCNMTISSMYSATDIIILSNQTTEEANKQSQLYHLTNGEWKFTNINIIQYTDLLEQEEFVVITYEISMKRRPILYVLNLIFPTCALYLLDMAILFSASSYGDKISFQLSLIIGESVLALILKDILPTSSDDPPIIVMFFIGVFVLMIMGVLETCLLMHLKKKPLHPLLKARKLLRCRKEERTSGSLLHKQGDSLIEMARGQEESRDSSPLGKGNTELPMLTRRMNAEGQRIGTQAELQECKSALLVLEKALFCSHLLLSLLFSIIIIVQWSS from the exons ATGATGTGGGACACATTCTTAGCTATTCTCACTTTGTCTTTGGCAACAG GTGCTGCGACAGAACAGCTCTGTAAGTACGATGACATTCTTCAGCACCTAAATATCTTCTCTGAAAAGACACCCCAACTACATACAATACCCaaggaaaattggaaagagccgTTGAAAGTGGAGGTAGAATTTATACTGCTTTCCATCCTCTTGGTG ACTGAAAAGCTACAAACTGTCACTATCTATTTCTTAGTGACCATG AAGTGGAAAAATGTCTTTGTGACTTGGAATCCTCAGGATTTCTGTAACATTTCCAAACTCGTTCTGCCAGTGGATACATTTTGGTCCCCACATATCGTCATTTATGAACA AGTGGATGAAGAGAAATCCCTCAGCAGGCCCCTTCTGTCCATTACTCACAACGGCATCGTTAGCACAATCCAACAGCATCAGGTCACCATAACATGCAGCTTGGAGATGCACCAATTTCCATTTGATACCCAGACATGCAACATGACCATATCCTCAATGTATTCAG CAACAGACATTATAATCCTGTCCAATCAGACAACAGAAGAGGCGAACAAACAAAGCCAACTTTATCACCTGACCAATGGAGAATGGAAGTTCACGAACATAAACATCATACAATACACGGACTTACTAGAGCAAGAAGAGTTTGTTGTGATCACCTATGAG ATCTCCATGAAGAGACGACCCATTTTATATGTTTTGAACCTTATCTTCCCAACATGTGCTCTCTACTTATTGGATATGGCTATTTTGTTCAGTGCCAGCTCTTATGGGGACAAGATCAGCTTCCAGCTGTCACTCATCATTGGAGAGTCTGTGTTAGCTCTGATTCTTAAGGACATCCTTCCCACTTCTTCCGATGACCCACCCATTATAg TGATGTTTTTCATAGGTGTCTTTGTCCTAATGATTATGGGTGTATTGGAGACCTGCCTattaatgcatctgaagaagaaaCCCCTACACCCTTTACTCAAGGCTAGAAAACTGCTGAGATGCCGCAAGGAAGAAAGAACATCCGGAAGCCTCCTACACAAACAGG GAGATTCGCTGATTGAGATGGCCAGGGGACAAGAGGAGAGCAGGGATTCAAGCCCACTTGGAAAGGGAAATACAGAACTACCCATGCTTACAAGAAGAATGAATGCAGAGGGGCAGCGAATTGGGACCCAGGCAGAGCTACAGGAGTGTAAGTCAGCTCTGCTTGTTCTGGAGAAGGCGCTTTTCTGCAGTCATTTGCTTTTATCACTACTGTTTAGCATCATCATCATTGTACAATGGAGCAGTTAA
- the LOC115635736 gene encoding 5-hydroxytryptamine receptor 3A-like: protein MTWEAFLAILTLSMVTGAAPEQRCMYDDVIQYLNISSEKPPPLRTIPKKNWKDPLKVEIQFILMSILSVTEKLQTVTVYFLVTMKWENVFATWNPQDFCNVSELVLPVDTFWSPYLIILEQVHEEKSLSRPFLSITHNGIVSTTQQHHVTIACNLEMHKFPFDTQTCSITLFSINHRDIILWSNQTTDEVTKTSQLIHLTSGEWKFTNINITKHEEFLAITYEISMKRRPILYILNLIFPSCALYLLDMTILFSSSSYEDKISFQLSLIIGESVLALILNDIIPTSSDDPPIIVMFFIGIFVLMTMGILETCLLMQLKKKPLHPILKAIKLLRCRKQARTTSGNLLSGQGDSLTEMARRQEESRDSSPLGKGNTELPMLTERINAEKQQIGTQAELQECESALLILDKVLYCSHFLLSLLFSIIVIVQWSSVMRTKCRF from the exons ATGACGTGGGAAGCATTCTTAGCCATTCTCACTTTGTCTATGGTAACAG gtgctgccccagaACAGCGCTGTATGTACGATGACGTTATTCAGTATCTGAACATCTCCTCTGAAAAGCCACCCCCACTACGTACAATACccaagaaaaattggaaagaccCATTGAAAGTGGAGATACAATTTATACTGATGTCCATCCTCTCAGTG ACTGAAAAGCTTCAAACTGTCACTGTCTATTTCTTAGTGACCATG AAGTGGGAAAATGTCTTTGCAACTTGGAATCCTCAGGATTTCTGTAACGTTTCCGAACTCGTTCTGCCAGTGGATACCTTTTGGTCCCCATATCTCATAATTCTTGAACA AGTGCATGAAGAGAAATCGCTCAGCAGGCCCTTTCTGTCCATCACTCACAATGGCATTGTTAGCACAACCCAACAGCACCATGTCACCATAGCATGCAACTTGGAGATGCACAAGTTTCCATTTGACACCCAGACGTGCAGCATAACCCTCTTCTCAATTAATCATCGAG ACATTATACTCTGGTCCAATCAGACAACAGATGAGGTGACTAAAACAAGCCAGCTTATTCACCTGACCAGTGGAGAATGGAAGTTCACAAACATAAACATTACTAAACATGAAGAGTTTCTTGCGATCACGTATGAG ATCTCCATGAAGAGACGACCCATTTTATACATTTTGAACCTTATCTTCCCATCATGTGCTCTCTACTTATTGGATATGACGATTTTGTTCAGCAGCAGCTCTTATGAGGACAAGATCAGCTTCCAGCTGTCACTCATCATTGGAGAGTCTGTGTTAGCTCTGATTCTTAATGACATTATTCCTACTTCTTCCGATGACCCACCCATAATAg TGATGTTTTTCATAGGTATCTTTGTCCTAATGACTATGGGTATATTGGAGACCTGCCTATTAATGCAGCTGAAGAAGAAACCCCTACACCCTATACTCAAGGCTATCAAACTGCTGAGATGCCGCAAGCAAGCTAGAACAACATCTGGAAACCTCCTAAGCGGACAGG GAGATTCTCTGACTGAGATGGCCAGGAGACAAGAGGAGAGCAGGGATTCAAGCCCACTTGGAAAGGGAAATACAGAACTTCCCATGCTTACAGAAAGAATCAATGCAGAAAAGCAGCAAATTGGGACCCAGGCAGAGCTACAGGAGTGCGAGTCAGCTCTGCTTATTCTGGATAAGGTGCTTTACTGCAGTCATTTTCTTTTATCACTACTGTTTAGCATCATTGTTATTGTACAATGGAGCAGTGTAATGCGGACCAAGTGCCGTTTCTAA